The Sulfuricurvum sp. genome contains a region encoding:
- a CDS encoding DUF2130 domain-containing protein: protein MSSQTTIQCPKCGTQIDVNEILYHQLEAQMKSKFDSEVDEHRKKYKAAMDEFKAKEEAFKDQQEKFDEKLRDGVSTQLKVERQKLSDTLKKQILDEQSESMALLQKELAEKSEQVKELNRSKAEIEQLKRAITEAEEVAKLKAEQVLTERLKEEKEKIHKLVDEQNELKLKEKDKQLEDQKKLIEEMKRKAEQGSMQMQGEVQELAIEEWLMAQYPFDSIEEIKKGQRGGDCIQSVHTREMQNCGTIYYESKRTKDFQSTWIEKFKADMRDRGADIGVLVTSTMPKDMSRMGLLDGVWVCTYEEFKGLSMVLRENVIRMARALLSEENKTDKMTMLYSFLTSNEFKMQIEAIVEGFSQMQADLDSERRAMQRIWKQREKQINKVLENTTGMYGSIQGIAGNAIGSIKALELPYSGEDEEEN from the coding sequence ATGTCATCACAAACCACTATTCAATGTCCAAAATGCGGCACACAAATCGATGTAAACGAAATCCTCTATCATCAACTCGAAGCTCAGATGAAGAGCAAGTTTGATAGTGAAGTTGACGAACATCGTAAAAAGTACAAAGCGGCTATGGATGAGTTCAAAGCCAAAGAAGAAGCGTTCAAAGATCAGCAAGAAAAGTTCGATGAAAAGCTCCGAGATGGCGTATCAACTCAGCTCAAAGTAGAACGCCAAAAACTATCCGACACCCTCAAAAAACAGATTCTCGATGAACAAAGCGAATCAATGGCGCTACTCCAAAAAGAGTTAGCCGAAAAATCCGAGCAGGTCAAAGAGCTGAACCGCTCAAAAGCCGAAATCGAACAGCTCAAACGCGCAATAACCGAAGCCGAAGAGGTGGCAAAGCTCAAAGCCGAACAGGTGTTAACTGAACGCCTCAAAGAGGAAAAAGAGAAGATTCACAAACTGGTCGATGAACAAAACGAACTCAAACTCAAAGAGAAAGACAAACAGCTCGAAGATCAAAAAAAGCTCATCGAAGAGATGAAGCGCAAAGCCGAGCAGGGCAGTATGCAGATGCAAGGAGAGGTGCAAGAACTCGCCATCGAAGAGTGGTTGATGGCACAGTATCCGTTTGATTCAATCGAAGAGATCAAGAAAGGTCAGCGAGGCGGTGACTGTATCCAGAGTGTTCATACACGCGAGATGCAAAATTGCGGAACGATCTATTACGAGAGCAAGCGGACAAAAGATTTTCAATCTACATGGATCGAAAAGTTTAAAGCCGATATGCGTGATCGTGGAGCAGACATCGGGGTATTGGTCACTAGCACGATGCCAAAAGATATGAGTCGCATGGGATTGCTCGATGGGGTATGGGTGTGTACTTACGAGGAGTTCAAAGGGTTGTCGATGGTGTTGCGTGAAAATGTCATACGTATGGCAAGGGCATTACTCTCCGAAGAGAACAAAACCGACAAGATGACAATGCTATACAGTTTCCTGACCAGTAATGAGTTCAAGATGCAGATCGAAGCAATCGTTGAAGGGTTCAGCCAAATGCAGGCGGATTTGGACTCTGAGCGACGGGCAATGCAACGGATTTGGAAACAGCGGGAAAAACAGATCAATAAAGTTCTCGAAAACACAACGGGGATGTATGGATCGATTCAGGGGATTGCGGGGAATGCTATTGGGAGTATTAAGGCGCTTGAATTACCCTATAGTGGGGAAGATGAAGAGGAAAATTGA